The window AGGATGAGCCAGCTCAGGCCGACGTCCTGCTGGAGCGCCATGATGATGCCGCCGATCGCGAGCATGGGCGCCGAGACGAGCATCGTGCAGCCCATCATGATGAGCATCTGCACCTGTTGCACGTCGTTCGTGTTGCGGGTGATGAGCGAGCCGGGGCCGAACTGCGAGACCTCGCGCTCCGAGAACTCGCTGACGCGCGCGAACACGCCCGCACGGATGTCGCGTCCGGCCTGCATCGCCGCGCGTCCCGCGAAGTACGTCGCGATGACGGAGCCCGCGATCTGTCCGAACGAGACGAGCAGCATGATGCCGCCGTGCGTCCAGATATAGGGGATGTCGGCGTTCTGCACGCCCTTGTCGATGATGTCGGCGTTGAGGCGCGGCAGGGTGAGCGCCGCGAGCGCCTGCAGGAACTGGAAGACGAGCACGCCCACGAGCTGCGGCCAGTACGGGCGCAGATAGCGGACGAGGAGTCGCACGAGCATGAGCTCTCCTTGCTGAGGACGGGATACGAGGTCGACGGAGCGTCGATCGGACCGGTGGGCGTCGGTCCGGCGCGCTCGGCGTCGGGATCGGTTCGGGACGGCGGAATTCGGGCGCGACGACGGGCGACGCGGACGGGGCGGACCCCGACGGGTGGGATGGACCGGTCGATCGAATGGTCGGGTCGAACGATGCGGGCAGGATGATCGGGACGGCGGCTAGGGAAGCGTAGTCGGCACCGCGGACAGCAACTGTCCGGGATCGGTTGCCGGGTTGGGCTGACCGACGATGCCGTGGAGCAGCAGCGGTGCGATGTCGTCGGGCTTGATGAACGCCTCACCGCGCCCCCAGTTCGAGGACGCCGCGAACGCGAGCGTCCGCAGCGCCTCGGCCGCGGACGACGGCGGCACCCGGAGCTCCTCGCGGAACGGCTCGAACTGGGTCTCGAGCGCGGCGTGGAGGGCGACGAGCTTCTCCTCCATGTCGTTCTGCGGCGCGCGGGCCGCGAGCGGCCCGAGCACGACGAAGAGCCGGAAGACCCGCACGAAGCGATCGACGAGGAGTGCCGACGCGATCGTGACGAGATCCTCGAGCGAGCTCGGCCGGATGGCCGTGATGTCGTCGCTCGAGAGCCGCTCGCCCGTCTCGCGTTCGAGGAGCGCGATGAGCAGCGAGTCCTTGTCGCCGAAGGCGCGGAACACCGTGCCCTCCGCGACACCGGCAGCCTCGGCGAGTTGCTTGGACGTGACGTCGCTGCCGCATTCGAGCACGACGGGCAGCACCGCGTCGAGGATCTGGCTGCGACGTTCGTCACCGCTGAGCCGTGCTCTGGTCATACCGGAACGCTAACTGAGTGAGCACTCACTCCGCAACTGAGGACGACCTCACCCAGCGAACACCCACCGACCCGGCCGCGACACTGCCCAGCACCGCATTCCGGGTGGTTTTCGGGGTTCCGGGGCACCCGGAACCCCGAAAACCACCCGGAACTCGCGGGACCACGGTCAGCGGATCGGCGTGAGTTGGCGGAACCGGAGCCGCCACGCGCCGTCGCCCGGGCCGAGCGTGTCGAAGGTCCACAGCGAGCTCGTCGCGACACGGCCCGCGCGCCACTCGGCCTCACCGACGACGAGCACGGTCGACGGGCCGATCTCGTGCGCCGTCACGCCATCGGGACGCAGGCGCACCGCCGCGGCGACCGCGTCGTCGCGCGTCCGCGTCGCGCCGTCGGCACCGATGAACGCGAAATCGGGGTGCGCGAGCTCCTCGAGCGCGGCGCGGCCGACCTCGAGGCTCCGGCGCTCGTGGTCGACGACCTCGTGGTCACCTCCGGCCGCCTCGTCACCGTCGTCGCCGAGTTCGAAGAGCGCGGCGACGTCGTCGTCGACCTCGTCCACGACGAGCCGCGGCGCGCCCCGCTGCTCGGACCGGCCTGGGGCCGACGCGCTCGTCGCGGCCACGGGGTCGCTCCGGTCCGCGCGTCCCCGGTCCGCGACACCGCCCGCCGACCCGACGGCGCGTCCCGAGGACGACGCGCGTCCGGCGTCGGCCGCGTCGCCGACACGCCGACCGAAGCCGGGGCCCGTATCGGGCGCCCGCTTCTCGGCGAAGGCCGTCGCCGCGGCCCGCGCGCGATCGTCCGCGGCCTCGTTCTCCGCATGGCCGGCGTGTCCCTTGACCCACTCGAACGTCACGTCACGGCCGTCGAGCGCCGCGTCGAGGCGCTTCATGAGCTCGAGATTCAGCACGGGCTTGCCGTCGCGCTTCTTCCACCCGTTGCGCTTCCACCCCCGGATCCACTTCGTGCACGAGTCGATGACGTACTTGGAATCGCACAGGATGCGCAGCGGCTCCTCGAATCCCGCGGTCGCGTCGAGCAGCTCGGCGACGGCCGTCAGCTCGCCGATGTTGTTCGTGCCCGTCGGGAACCCGCCGGCGCGCCACGTCTCATCGTCCACGTACCAGGCCCATCCGGTGGGCCCTGGGTTTCCGAGCGAGGAGCCGTCTGCGGCCGCGGTGATCGTCATGCTCCCATCCAATCAGCCCGGTCCGAGCGTGCCGGGCGCGGCGGCGTCCTCGGCGATTCGCGGTGGCACGGCCACCTGGACCGTCGACCGTCGACCGTCCCCGACCCTCGTGGCCCGGCGCCCGCCGGACGTCGCCGGCCACCCGTCATCCGTCGTCCGGCGCCGGCTGCCCTTCCCTTCGACTGTGCGACGGGCGCACTCGGGTCACCGAGCGACGACGCACTCAGGCGTCCCGGTTCGCGCCCCTCGTCGTCCGCCGCGTCGGCGTCGCCGCCCACGGGTCCTCGGGCCAGGGGTGCTTCGGGTACCGCCCACGCATCTCGGCACGGACCTGCGCGTAGGGCCCCGACCAGAACGAGGCGAGATCGTCCGTCACCGCGACGGGACGGCCCGCGGGCGAGAGGAGGTGGAACAGGACGGGGACGCGGCCCGCGACGAGCCTGGGCGTCTGCGCCCAGCCGAAGCACTCCTGGAGCTTGACGGCGACGACCGGGCGGCCGTCCGGATCGTCGACGGACGGGTAGTCGATGCGCACGTGTGAGCCGCTCGGCACCGCGAGGCGCTCGGGAACGAGCTCGTCGAGTCGGGCGGCCGCGGGCCACGGAAGCAGGCGCCGGAGCGGGTCGGCGAGGTCGATGCGGGATGCCGGGACGCCGCTCGTGAGGCGGCCGATCTCGGGGGCGAGCCACCCGTCGAGACGCGCGCGGAGCGCCTCCTCCCCCACATCCGGCCACGGGTCGCCGAGTTCGCGGTGCAGGAGGCCGAGCCGGCGGCGGAGCGCGTCGGCCGCGGCCGACCACCCGATGACGTCGAGTCCGCTCGACGCGAGTGCGGCCTCGACCGCCGCCCGTTCGTCGGCGCCCCCGCTCGCGGTGACCGGGGTCGACGAGCGCAGGATCGCCCCGATGCGCTCCTCGCGCCGCACCGTGACGCGGCCGCCCTCGAAGGACGCCGCGACGACCGTCGCACGGAGGGGCTCGGCGGCGCGCACCGCGGTCGCCTCGTCGAGCCACGCCGCACTCCGGACGACCGCCCCCGTTCCCGACGCCACCCGCCCCTGCGCCCGGGCCGCCTCGGCGACCGCGAGCCACGGGGCGCCGTCCAGCGGCCCGCCGGGCGGGAGTGCCGCCCGCGTGCCCGAGGCGAGGAGGTACACCGACGCGTCGCGGTCGACGAGCCGGGCGACGCGGTCCGGGTACGCGAGCGCGACGACGAGGCCGACGTCGGTGCGCTCGGCGGTCGTCGCCGTGCGACGGTCGGCCGAGGGCCCGGGTGGTTCCGGCGCGGTCCCGGTACGGTCAGCCGTGTGCCAGCGCGCGATGCGTTCGAGTCGCTCGACGTCGGCCCGCCAGCGCGCCTCGTCGGGATGGCGCCCCGCGCGCAGTGCACGGAGGGTCGTCGTCAGGTCGCCACCGTCGGCGCGCACGTCGCCGCCGACGAGCGCCGTGACCTCGGCGGCCTCGCGCGCCCCGACCGGCCCTGCCCCGACGACGAGGGCACGACCGAGCCGCGGGTCGGCGGGGATGCGGGCGAGTTCATGCCCTGTGCCGGTCGCCCGTCCCGCGTCGTCGACGGCCCCGAGTGCTTGCAGTACCGCGAGCGCGTCCGACATCGCGAGCGCCGGCGGCGCATCCGGGAGTGACAGGCCGACGCCCCCGGGCGCGCCCCAGCAGGCGAGCAGGAGCGCCGCCTCGACGAGATCCGCCGACGCGATCTCCGGTGTCGGGTGCGCCGGTGCCGCCGCGAACGTGCGCTCGTCGAAGCAGCGCACGACGACGCCCGGACCCTGGCGAGCCGCACGGCCCGCGCGTTGCTCGCTCGAGGCCCGCGAGGCGGAGCGCGACACGAGCCCCGTCATGCCCCGCACGGAATCGCGCCGGGGGACGCGCGCGAGCCCCGAGTCGACGACGAGCCGCACGCCGGGCACCGTGAGCGAGGACTCGGCGACCGCCGTGCTCACGACGATGCGCGGCGGATCGTGCTCGGAACGACCGGCGATCGCGCGATCCTGTTGCGCGGTGGGCGCGCGACCGTGGAGTTCGAGCACCTCGGCGCCACGCACGGTGCGACGGAGCCGTTCCGCGACGAGTCGGACCTCGCGGGCCCCGGGCACGAACACGAGCGCATCGGCATCGGGATGCCGCCGCCGCAGCTCGGTGAACGTGCTCGCGGTCTCGTCGGCGACGTGGTCGAGGAAGCCGCGGACGACGCCGCGTTCGTCGAGCCGCGGGCCGTCCCCCGGTCGCCACCGCACCTCGAGCGGGAAGGGCTGCGCGGGCGAGTCGACGAGCGGCGCGGGCGTTCCGTCGGCCGCGGGGAGCAGCTCCGCGAACCGCTGCGCGTCGACCGTCGCGGACATCGCGACGACGACGAGGTCGTCGCGCAATTGCCGGACCTCGCCCAGGAGACCGACGAGCAGATCCGTGTCGAGCGAGCGCTCGTGCACCTCGTCGAGCACGACGGCGGCGACGCCGTCGAGGCCCGGGTCGTCGAGCACGCGGCGCAGGAGGACGCCGGGCGTGACGAACTCGATCTGCGCGCCGCGGTCGATCCGGCGGTCGCCGCGCACCGTGTAGCCCGCCCGGGCGCCGAGCGGTGAGCCGTCGAGCGACGCGAGGCGGCGGGCGGCGGCACGCACAGCGACCCGGCGCGGCTGGGTGACGACGACGCGCCCCGTGCTGCCGCGTCCGGCGACGAGGTTCGTGACGAGCGGCGGCACGAGGGTCGTCTTCCCCGACCCCGGCGGCGCCTGGACGACCGCCGCCGGCGCGCCGCTCGAGTGTTCGATCGCGTCGCGCAGCGCGTCGAGCGCACCCGCGAACGGCAACCCCGAGCCGATGCGCCCGAGCTCGAAGGGTGCGCGCGCTCGCTCGTGGACCATGCGCCGAGTCTTCCAGGTCGGCGCACGGAGAGCCCGGACGCGACGCGATCGGCGTCCCCGTTCGGGCCGGGCGCGGTACCCGGCAGCGGACGACGTCCGCGAGCCCGGGCGACACGAGCGGCCGACGAGCGCGTCGGGCGCGACGTGCCGCGGGTAGCACGAGCGACCGGTGACCAGCGGCCGCGTGAGGCGCGACGTCCCCCGGGCGACGCTCGCGATCGACGGCGGCTCAGGCGCGACGCGGCGTGCTCGGTCCCTCCCGGACGAGGAGTGCGACGAGCGCGAACGCGAGGACGCCGCACGCGAGCATCGTCGTGGCCATGACCGCCGCGTTTGCGCCGCCGAGCGCGGCGAGCGGGGGCACGATCGCGCCGACGAGGAACTGCGACGTCCCGATGAGCGCCGCCGCGGTACCTGCCCCGGACGCGTGGTCCTGGAGCGCGAGCGACGGCAGGTTCGGCGCGAGGAACCCCTGCATCCCCACGACGCCGAGGAGCGGCACGAGCACGGCGACGAGTCCGAGGCCGAACCACGTGCCGACGAGCATCGCGCACGAGCCGACGCCCCCCACCGCGAGCGCGCCGAGCACGATGCGCTTGAGCGTCGTGCGCCCCACGAAGAACACGTTCACCTGGCTGCAGGCGACGATCATGACCGAGTTCACGGCGAACAGCGCGGCGAACGCCACCTCGGAGAGGCCGAACTGGTTCTGCAGCACGAGCGCGCTCATGGAGATGTAGGAGAAAAGGACGCACTGCGCGAGTCCCGCGGCGAGCACCATGCCCATGAAGCGCACGTCGCCGAGGAGCCCGCCGATGCGGCGTGCGAGCGCGCGGAGTCCGCCGGCCGAACGCCGCTCGGGCGCGAGCGTGTCGGGAACCGTCGACCACGCGAGCACGAACAGCGCGGCGCCGATGCCGGAGAGCGTGACGAACAGGCCACGCCAATCCGTCCACACGAGCAGTGCGCCACCGAGCAGCGGCGCGAGGACGGGCGCGAGGCCCGTGACGATCATGAGGCGCGAGAAGATCCGCGCCATGCCGGCACCGTCGGCGAGGTCGCGCACGATCGCACGCGAGACCACGATCCCCGCGGCACCCGCGAACCCCTGCACGGCGCGGGCGACGAGCAGCACGACGACGTCGCCCGCGAACGCACACACGAGGGAGGCGATCGTGAAGCCCGCGACCCCGACGAGGATCGGAACGCGCCTGCCGATGCGGTCGCTCATGGGCCCCGCGACGAGCTGCCCGATCGCGAGACCGACCATGCAGGCCGACATGGTGAGCTGCGCGAGCGTGTCCCCGATCGCGAGATCGGCGGCGAGGACGGGGAGCCCCGGGAGGTAGAGGTCCATCGAGAGGGGCCCGAACGCCCCGAGTGCCCCGAGGGCGACGAGCAGGAGAGCGCTCGGCCCGCCGTCCGCGCGTCGCCCGTCGGCGTCCGTGCGATCGGTCATCCTGTCAGCGTATCCCTGCGTCCGGCCACAACCGAACGCCGTCATCCGCGGTTCCGACAAGTGAAGCCCCACAACATTGTGCACCCCCGCTAATTGGATGACGTACAAGTCCCATAGGCTGATGGACTATGGCCCGAATCCAGAAGCTGCTGATCGCCAACAGGGGCGAGATCGCCGTCCGAATCGTCCGAGCCGCTCGGGACGCGGGCATCGCCTCCGTCGCCGTGTACGCCGATCAGGACCGTGACGCCTCCCACGTCCGCCTCGCCGACGAGGCATACGCGCTGCGCGGCACGACGAGCGCCGACACCTACCTCGTCGTCGACAAGCTCCTCTCCGTCGCCCGCCGGGCCGGCGCGGACGCCGTGCACCCCGGGTACGGCTTCCTCGCCGAGAACGCCGACTTCGCCCGAGCCGTCATCGCCGCCGGCCTCACGTGGATCGGCCCCTCGCCGGAGGCCATCGAGGCGCTCGGCGACAAGGTCACCGCGCGCCACGTCGCCGAGAAGGTCGGTGCTCCCCTCGCGCCCGGGACGCTCGAGCCCGTCTCCGGTCCCGACGAGGTGCTCGCGTTCGCCGACGAGTTCGGCCTGCCCGTCGCGATCAAGGCCGCGTTCGGCGGCGGCGGGCGCGGCCTCAAGGTCGCGCGCACGCGCGACGAGATCCCCGAACTGTTCGAGTCGGCGACCCGCGAGGCCGTCACGGCGTTCGGTCGCGGCGAGTGCTTCGTCGAGAAGTACCTCAACCGCCCGCGCCACGTCGAGACCCAGTGCCTCGCCGACGCGCACGGCAACGTCGTCGTCGTCTCGACGCGCGACTGCTCGCTGCAGCGCCGCCACCAGAAGCTCGTCGAGGAGGCGCCCGCGCCGTACCTCACGCCCGAGCAGAACGCGGAGCTCTACCGGGCCTCGAAGGCGATCCTGCGCGAGGTCGGGTACGTCGGCGCCGGGACGTGCGAGTTCCTGCTCGCGTCCGACGGCACGGTCGCGTTCCTCGAGGTCAACACGCGCCTCCAGGTCGAGCACCCCGTCTCGGAGGAGGTCACGGGCCTCGACCTCGTGCGCGAGCAGTTCCGCATCGCCGAGGGCGAGGTGCTCGGCTACGACGACCCCGAGCCGCGCGGCCACTCGTTCGAGTTCCGCATCAACGGTGAGGACCCGGGCCGGGGCTTCGTCCCCTCCCCCGGCACGATCACGCTCTTCAAGCCGTGCGGCGGCCCCGGTGTGCGCATCGACTCCGGCGTGCGCACGGGCGACGTCGTCTCTGGCGCGTTCGACTCGCTCCTCGCGAAGGTCATCGTGACGGGCACGACGCGCGAGGAGGCGCTCGAGCGTGCCCGCCGCGCGCTCGACGACTTCGAGGTCGCGGGCATCCCGACGGTCCTCCCCTTCCACCGCGACGTCGTGCGACAGCCGGCGTTCACGGCCGAGGACGGTCACTTCGGCGTGTTCACGCGCTGGATCGAGACCGACTACGTCAACACGCTCGAGCCCTGGAACGGCGAGTCCGAGGACGCACCGCAGCCGGGCGGTCGACGCAGCGTCGTCGTCGAGGTGAACGACAAGCGCATCGAGGTGTCGCTGCCCGAGCGCATGCTCGTCGGCGCGGGCATCCAGCACGGCGGCCTCGGTCGCACGATGGCGGGGCACGCGCCGCGTCGTCGCACGCCCGGTTCGGTCGAGACGGCGGGTGCGGGCACGGTGACCGCCCCCATGCAGGCGACGATCGTGAAGTTCGCCGTCGAGGAGGGGCAGAAGGTCGTCAAGGGCGATCTGCTCGTCGTGCTCGAGGCGATGAAGATGGAGCAGCCGATCGCGTCACAGCGCGACGGCGTCGTGCGCAGCATCCACGGTGCACCGGGTGAGACGGTTCCGAGCGGGACGCCGCTGCTCGAGATCGCCGACGAGTAGACCCGACCGCACACGAGCGAGGCCCCTCCGCGGAGGGGCCTCGCTCGTGTGCGCCGCGTTCGCGCGCACCTCGTTCGGGCACGTGGCGTCGTCCGATCACGCCGCGTGCGCGCACACGCGATCATGCACACCCGAACACGCGCGCCGCGCGCCCCGTTCGTATGCGCCGCTCTCGCGAGTACCGTTCGCGCCCCAGCGCCCCGTTGGTACGCGCCGCCTCAACGTGCGCCCCGTTCGCGTGCGCCACACGCCCCATTCGTACGCGCCGTTTTCGTGCGCGCCATTTTATGCGTCCGCGTTTCGTGCGCCCACGTTTCGTACGCGCCACGTTCGACCCACCGCGCGGCGCGCCGGCCGATGGAGCAGGTGCGGCCGAGTCGAGCTCCCTGCCGATGACGCGCGAGCCGCACACCGGCAGACGGCGACGCGAGGTCACTCGACGCCGACGCGACCCCGTGCGTCAGTGCGCGCTGGTGGCGTCCGTCGCGGTTCGCGTCGCTGCCGGGTCGGGCGCGTCGTCCCACGGGACGGGCGTCGACGCGTAGGCCGCGAACTCGGCCGGCTCGCGACCGATCCAGCTCGCCTGCCGCCCGCACCACGCGAGCGCCCTCGCGAGGTGCACGCCGATCGTGCGCTGCGGACGCAGTTCGTGCCGGCGCGATCCGCCGACCCGCCGGGCGGACCAGGACACCGCGTTCTGTCGGGGTGACGCCTGTGCGGTCATCGTTCGTCTCGCTTCCGTCGTGGTTGGCTCGACGATACGAAGCTCACCCGAGGACGAACAGACCCGATCGAAACACGTCGTCACAGAGTGACGTCACACGACGCGAACGCCCGCGTTCCGGGTGGTTTTCGGGCTTCCGGGTGCCCCGGAACCCCGAAAACCGCCCGGAACTCGCTCGCGTTCGCGAGCGCTCGGGGTGGTCAGTCGTTCGTGACGTCCGGGCGGTGCATCGCGCGCGCCGCGTCCGTGATCGAGCTCGACAGGCTCGGGTACACGGCCCACGCGCGCGCGAACTGATCGACCGTGAGTCGCTGCTCGATCGCGATCGAGAGCGGCAGGATGAGCTCCGACGCCTTCGGCGACACGATGACGCCGCCGATGATGATGCCCTGGTCCTTGCCCGCGATGAGCTTCACGAACCCGTCACGCACGTTCTGCATCTTCGCTCGCGGGTTCTGCGAGAGCGGCAGCTTGTGGATGCGCCCGTCGCGCTCGCCGTCCTCGATCGAGTGCGCCTGCCAGCCGACCGTCGCGATCTCGGGGTACGTGAAGATATTCGACGCGACGTTGCGCAGATTGATCGGCCGCACCTCGTCGCCGAGCGCGTGGAACACGGCCGTGCGCCCCTGCACCGACGCGACCGATGCGAGCGGCAGGAACGCCGTGCAGTCGCCCGCCGCATAGATGTTCGGTACCGAGGTGCGCGCGACCTTGTTCACGCGGATGTGCCCCGAATCGGTCAGCTCGACGCCGACGCTGTCGAGTCCGATGTTCTGCGTATTCGGGATCGAACCGACCGCGATGAGCACGTGCGAGCCACGCACCTCGCGACCGTCCGAGAGCGTCACGACGACCTCGTCCCCCTCGCGCACGGCCGACTCGGCGCGCGATTTCGAGAGCACGGTCATGCCGTTGCGCTTGAACACCTTCTCGATCACGTCGGCCGCGTCCGCGTCCTCGCCGGGCAGCACGCGGTCGCGGCTCGAGACGAGCGTCACCTTCGTGCCGAGCGCCGTGTAGGCCGACGCGAACTCGGCACCCGTGACACCCGATCCGACGACGATGAGGTGGCTCGGCATCTCGGTCAGGTTGTAGAGCTGCGTCCACGTCAGGATGCGCTCGCCGTCGGGCTTCGCGGTCTCGAGCGTGCGCGGCCGCGCCCCGACCGCGACGACGGCGGTGTCGTACTCGACCCGGTCGAAGTCCTGCCCCTTCGGGCCCGTGCGCACACCGACCGCACCGGGACCGTCGAAGTAGCCCTCGCCCTGCACGACCTTGACGCCCGCGTCGACGAGCGCGTTGCGCATGTCGTCGGACTGGTTGCCCGCGAGCCGCAGCAGACGCTGGTTGAGCTTCGTGAGGTTGACGGCGACCTCGGGCCGCAGCGCCTTGCCGTCCTTGCCGCGGGCGAAGAACTGCACGCCGAGTTCGCCGGACTCGCGGATGGCGGTCGCGGCCTCGGCGGTCGCGATGAGGGTCTTGGAGGGGACGACGTCGGTGAGGACGGCGGCCCCACCGACACCCGTGCGCTCGATGAGCGTGACGTCGGCGCCGAGCTGCGCACCGGCGAGGGCGGACTCGTATCCGCCCGGACCGCCGCCCAGGACGACGATGCGGTGCTTTCGATCGAAGGTGGTGACCATGGCGAACAGTTTGCCAGCCTCGGGCGACCGGTTCGTGCGGCCCCGCCCACGCGGGATCAGACCGGGGCGTGAAGCGCCCGGGATGCCCGCTCGCCTACAGTGGCCACATGACCACGAAGTCCATCAATCCACTGGACGACCCGGGGATCGACCCGGTCGCCGTCGCCCGCGAAGCAGCGGATGCGATCGCCACCGCGACGGGCGTCGAGCGCCACGACATCGCGCTCACGCTCGGCTCCGGCTGGGGCCGGGCAGCCGATCTGATCGGCGAGACCGTCGCGACGGTCCCCGCGAGCGACATCCCCGGATTCTCGAAGCCCGCGCTCGCCGGGCACACGGGCACGATCCGCTCGATCCGCCTGCCGAGCGGTGCGCACGCGCTCGTCATCGGCGCCCGTACCCACTACTACGAGGGGCACGGCGTGCGCCGCGTCGTGCACTCCGTCCGTACGGCCGCGGCGACGGGCGCGACGACGATGATCCTCACGAACGGGGCGGGCGGCGTGCGCCCCGAGTGGGCTCCGGGCACGCCCGTGCTCATCTCGGACCACATCAACCTGACGGCCGACTCCCCGCTCGAGGGCGCGACGTTCATCGATCTCACCGATCTGTACTCGGCGCGGCTCCGCGGCATCGCGCGCGAGGTGCGCGAGCTCGACGAGGGCGTGTACGTGCAGTTCCGCGGCCCGAACTACGAGACGCCCGCCGAGGTGCGCATGGCGCGGACGATCGGCGGCGACATCGTCGGCATGTCGACCGCGCTCGAGGCGATCGCCGCCCGCGAGGCGGGCATGGAGGTGCTCGGCCTCTCGCTCATCACGAACGCTGCGGCCGGCGTCTCGGACCAGCCGCTCAGCCACGAAGAGGTCATCGAGGCGGGTCGGGCGGCCGAGGCCGAACTCGGCGCGCTCCTCGGTGAGATCGTGACGAGGATCCGATGAGCGGCGAGGAGCGCATCACGCGACCTCTGCAGATCGCGCTGCGCTACGGGGCCGAATCGTGGATGGACCAGGACCCGGACGCCGCGACGCGCGCCGAGATGGGCGACCTCCTCCGCCGTGCCGGTGAGCTGTGCGAGGCGAGCG is drawn from Pseudoclavibacter chungangensis and contains these coding sequences:
- a CDS encoding TetR/AcrR family transcriptional regulator — protein: MTRARLSGDERRSQILDAVLPVVLECGSDVTSKQLAEAAGVAEGTVFRAFGDKDSLLIALLERETGERLSSDDITAIRPSSLEDLVTIASALLVDRFVRVFRLFVVLGPLAARAPQNDMEEKLVALHAALETQFEPFREELRVPPSSAAEALRTLAFAASSNWGRGEAFIKPDDIAPLLLHGIVGQPNPATDPGQLLSAVPTTLP
- a CDS encoding ribonuclease H family protein — encoded protein: MTITAAADGSSLGNPGPTGWAWYVDDETWRAGGFPTGTNNIGELTAVAELLDATAGFEEPLRILCDSKYVIDSCTKWIRGWKRNGWKKRDGKPVLNLELMKRLDAALDGRDVTFEWVKGHAGHAENEAADDRARAAATAFAEKRAPDTGPGFGRRVGDAADAGRASSSGRAVGSAGGVADRGRADRSDPVAATSASAPGRSEQRGAPRLVVDEVDDDVAALFELGDDGDEAAGGDHEVVDHERRSLEVGRAALEELAHPDFAFIGADGATRTRDDAVAAAVRLRPDGVTAHEIGPSTVLVVGEAEWRAGRVATSSLWTFDTLGPGDGAWRLRFRQLTPIR
- the hrpB gene encoding ATP-dependent helicase HrpB, whose product is MVHERARAPFELGRIGSGLPFAGALDALRDAIEHSSGAPAAVVQAPPGSGKTTLVPPLVTNLVAGRGSTGRVVVTQPRRVAVRAAARRLASLDGSPLGARAGYTVRGDRRIDRGAQIEFVTPGVLLRRVLDDPGLDGVAAVVLDEVHERSLDTDLLVGLLGEVRQLRDDLVVVAMSATVDAQRFAELLPAADGTPAPLVDSPAQPFPLEVRWRPGDGPRLDERGVVRGFLDHVADETASTFTELRRRHPDADALVFVPGAREVRLVAERLRRTVRGAEVLELHGRAPTAQQDRAIAGRSEHDPPRIVVSTAVAESSLTVPGVRLVVDSGLARVPRRDSVRGMTGLVSRSASRASSEQRAGRAARQGPGVVVRCFDERTFAAAPAHPTPEIASADLVEAALLLACWGAPGGVGLSLPDAPPALAMSDALAVLQALGAVDDAGRATGTGHELARIPADPRLGRALVVGAGPVGAREAAEVTALVGGDVRADGGDLTTTLRALRAGRHPDEARWRADVERLERIARWHTADRTGTAPEPPGPSADRRTATTAERTDVGLVVALAYPDRVARLVDRDASVYLLASGTRAALPPGGPLDGAPWLAVAEAARAQGRVASGTGAVVRSAAWLDEATAVRAAEPLRATVVAASFEGGRVTVRREERIGAILRSSTPVTASGGADERAAVEAALASSGLDVIGWSAAADALRRRLGLLHRELGDPWPDVGEEALRARLDGWLAPEIGRLTSGVPASRIDLADPLRRLLPWPAAARLDELVPERLAVPSGSHVRIDYPSVDDPDGRPVVAVKLQECFGWAQTPRLVAGRVPVLFHLLSPAGRPVAVTDDLASFWSGPYAQVRAEMRGRYPKHPWPEDPWAATPTRRTTRGANRDA
- a CDS encoding multidrug effflux MFS transporter, with the protein product MTDRTDADGRRADGGPSALLLVALGALGAFGPLSMDLYLPGLPVLAADLAIGDTLAQLTMSACMVGLAIGQLVAGPMSDRIGRRVPILVGVAGFTIASLVCAFAGDVVVLLVARAVQGFAGAAGIVVSRAIVRDLADGAGMARIFSRLMIVTGLAPVLAPLLGGALLVWTDWRGLFVTLSGIGAALFVLAWSTVPDTLAPERRSAGGLRALARRIGGLLGDVRFMGMVLAAGLAQCVLFSYISMSALVLQNQFGLSEVAFAALFAVNSVMIVACSQVNVFFVGRTTLKRIVLGALAVGGVGSCAMLVGTWFGLGLVAVLVPLLGVVGMQGFLAPNLPSLALQDHASGAGTAAALIGTSQFLVGAIVPPLAALGGANAAVMATTMLACGVLAFALVALLVREGPSTPRRA
- a CDS encoding acetyl/propionyl/methylcrotonyl-CoA carboxylase subunit alpha — encoded protein: MARIQKLLIANRGEIAVRIVRAARDAGIASVAVYADQDRDASHVRLADEAYALRGTTSADTYLVVDKLLSVARRAGADAVHPGYGFLAENADFARAVIAAGLTWIGPSPEAIEALGDKVTARHVAEKVGAPLAPGTLEPVSGPDEVLAFADEFGLPVAIKAAFGGGGRGLKVARTRDEIPELFESATREAVTAFGRGECFVEKYLNRPRHVETQCLADAHGNVVVVSTRDCSLQRRHQKLVEEAPAPYLTPEQNAELYRASKAILREVGYVGAGTCEFLLASDGTVAFLEVNTRLQVEHPVSEEVTGLDLVREQFRIAEGEVLGYDDPEPRGHSFEFRINGEDPGRGFVPSPGTITLFKPCGGPGVRIDSGVRTGDVVSGAFDSLLAKVIVTGTTREEALERARRALDDFEVAGIPTVLPFHRDVVRQPAFTAEDGHFGVFTRWIETDYVNTLEPWNGESEDAPQPGGRRSVVVEVNDKRIEVSLPERMLVGAGIQHGGLGRTMAGHAPRRRTPGSVETAGAGTVTAPMQATIVKFAVEEGQKVVKGDLLVVLEAMKMEQPIASQRDGVVRSIHGAPGETVPSGTPLLEIADE
- a CDS encoding NAD(P)H-quinone dehydrogenase, translating into MVTTFDRKHRIVVLGGGPGGYESALAGAQLGADVTLIERTGVGGAAVLTDVVPSKTLIATAEAATAIRESGELGVQFFARGKDGKALRPEVAVNLTKLNQRLLRLAGNQSDDMRNALVDAGVKVVQGEGYFDGPGAVGVRTGPKGQDFDRVEYDTAVVAVGARPRTLETAKPDGERILTWTQLYNLTEMPSHLIVVGSGVTGAEFASAYTALGTKVTLVSSRDRVLPGEDADAADVIEKVFKRNGMTVLSKSRAESAVREGDEVVVTLSDGREVRGSHVLIAVGSIPNTQNIGLDSVGVELTDSGHIRVNKVARTSVPNIYAAGDCTAFLPLASVASVQGRTAVFHALGDEVRPINLRNVASNIFTYPEIATVGWQAHSIEDGERDGRIHKLPLSQNPRAKMQNVRDGFVKLIAGKDQGIIIGGVIVSPKASELILPLSIAIEQRLTVDQFARAWAVYPSLSSSITDAARAMHRPDVTND
- a CDS encoding purine-nucleoside phosphorylase yields the protein MTTKSINPLDDPGIDPVAVAREAADAIATATGVERHDIALTLGSGWGRAADLIGETVATVPASDIPGFSKPALAGHTGTIRSIRLPSGAHALVIGARTHYYEGHGVRRVVHSVRTAAATGATTMILTNGAGGVRPEWAPGTPVLISDHINLTADSPLEGATFIDLTDLYSARLRGIAREVRELDEGVYVQFRGPNYETPAEVRMARTIGGDIVGMSTALEAIAAREAGMEVLGLSLITNAAAGVSDQPLSHEEVIEAGRAAEAELGALLGEIVTRIR